The proteins below are encoded in one region of Neoasaia chiangmaiensis:
- a CDS encoding NAD(P)H-dependent flavin oxidoreductase, translating into MVLNDTSRRIAARRALQDLWQPGCDFLGSEVAILGGAMSWVSERHLVAAISNAGGFGVIACGAMTPERLAEEIVGTQALTDRPFGVNLITMHPQLNDLVAVCLAHNVGHIVLAGGVPSGATIRRIRDGGARVIGFTPALALGKRLVKLGVEALVIEGSEAGGHVGPVSLTVLAQEILPHLRNVPVFVAGGLGRGDAILGYLEQGAAGAQLGTMFAASEESIAHAHFKAAFLRANARDAVTSVQLDERFPVIPVRGLSNNGSRRFLQHQAETLRRFQNDELSREDAQLAIEHFWAGALRRAVIDGDIEEGSVMAGQSVGMVKAVRPVKDIIVDLIEQAVDALLRRDERLHNTHPESALVK; encoded by the coding sequence ATGGTGCTCAACGATACTTCCCGCCGGATCGCGGCGCGCCGGGCCCTCCAGGATCTGTGGCAGCCCGGATGCGACTTCCTGGGCAGCGAGGTTGCCATCCTCGGTGGCGCGATGTCCTGGGTCAGCGAACGCCACCTTGTCGCGGCGATCTCGAACGCCGGCGGCTTCGGCGTCATCGCCTGCGGTGCGATGACACCGGAACGTCTGGCGGAGGAAATCGTCGGCACCCAGGCGCTGACGGACAGGCCGTTCGGCGTCAATCTGATCACGATGCATCCGCAACTCAACGATCTGGTCGCCGTCTGTCTGGCGCATAACGTCGGGCACATCGTGCTCGCCGGCGGCGTTCCGTCCGGGGCGACGATCCGCCGGATTCGTGACGGTGGCGCGCGCGTGATCGGATTTACGCCGGCATTGGCGCTCGGCAAACGGCTGGTGAAGCTCGGCGTGGAAGCGCTGGTCATCGAAGGTTCGGAGGCCGGCGGGCATGTCGGCCCGGTTTCCCTGACTGTCCTCGCGCAGGAAATCCTGCCGCATTTGCGCAACGTACCGGTGTTCGTTGCCGGTGGCCTCGGTCGTGGGGATGCGATTCTAGGCTATCTGGAACAGGGTGCGGCCGGTGCCCAGTTGGGCACGATGTTCGCGGCGTCCGAGGAGAGTATCGCGCACGCACATTTCAAGGCGGCGTTCCTGCGCGCGAATGCGCGCGATGCCGTCACGTCGGTTCAACTTGACGAACGCTTTCCCGTTATTCCGGTACGGGGCCTGAGCAACAACGGCAGCCGGCGTTTCCTTCAGCATCAGGCCGAGACCCTGCGTCGCTTCCAGAATGACGAACTCTCCCGCGAGGATGCGCAACTCGCCATCGAGCATTTCTGGGCAGGCGCGCTGCGACGTGCTGTTATCGATGGCGATATCGAGGAAGGCTCGGTGATGGCGGGCCAGTCGGTCGGCATGGTGAAGGCCGTACGCCCCGTGAAGGACATTATCGTCGATCTGATCGAACAGGCCGTCGACGCGCTTTTGCGTCGCGATGAAAGACTTCACAATACGCATCCTGAAAGTGCTCTGGTAAAATGA
- a CDS encoding helix-turn-helix domain-containing protein: MPNRKEGAGASADHHSAIGAELRARREELGWSLPDVANWLRIRETHLTALEAGQTDALPGTAYAVGFIRTYAQALGLDGEDTARRFKREAHGALERKPELTFPQPVSERGVPVGLWVGAGLAVIVATYVGYYHFSGTQFKPIEHVPPATELMPGVTTKGTTSPQIAAVMPDRGNAPPVQPAIPVSKVPASETGNGTPKPAVTPAVAPQQVVTPPMPPAPEPDPAPMPSAASPTQPPETAPQSTPVPNAVPEPSNDDGMTLNASADAWVQVRDQSGNIVLNRVLKAGESWKGDAAHAPYRMTLGNAGGLTLTAGNVTTPPLGRPGAVRKNLVVSPESVRDGSIVSASTPAPAKRPTVTTDQTAPRKPSDDESDRLNARQLDQSSQPR, from the coding sequence TTGCCAAACCGTAAGGAAGGTGCGGGCGCGTCTGCAGATCACCACTCGGCGATTGGCGCGGAACTGCGCGCGCGGCGTGAGGAACTGGGCTGGTCGCTTCCTGATGTTGCCAACTGGCTCCGCATCCGGGAAACGCATCTGACCGCACTGGAAGCCGGGCAAACCGATGCTCTCCCAGGCACCGCCTATGCTGTCGGTTTCATCAGGACCTATGCCCAGGCATTGGGACTTGATGGCGAGGATACCGCAAGACGCTTCAAGCGTGAGGCGCATGGCGCGCTCGAACGCAAGCCGGAACTGACTTTCCCTCAACCTGTGTCCGAACGCGGCGTTCCCGTCGGTCTCTGGGTCGGGGCAGGGCTGGCGGTGATCGTTGCCACCTACGTCGGATATTATCATTTCAGCGGAACGCAGTTCAAACCGATCGAGCATGTTCCTCCCGCAACGGAGTTGATGCCGGGCGTCACGACCAAGGGTACGACGTCGCCTCAAATCGCTGCGGTCATGCCCGATCGTGGTAATGCGCCCCCAGTTCAGCCTGCCATCCCCGTTTCAAAGGTCCCGGCCTCCGAAACTGGTAACGGCACACCTAAACCAGCCGTGACGCCCGCCGTAGCGCCCCAGCAGGTGGTGACCCCACCAATGCCGCCAGCCCCCGAGCCAGACCCGGCACCAATGCCATCGGCGGCGTCGCCCACGCAGCCTCCTGAAACCGCGCCGCAATCGACGCCGGTCCCGAATGCTGTGCCGGAACCGTCGAACGACGACGGCATGACACTGAATGCCTCCGCCGATGCATGGGTGCAGGTGCGGGACCAATCCGGCAATATCGTTCTGAACCGGGTCCTGAAAGCCGGTGAATCCTGGAAGGGCGATGCCGCGCATGCTCCCTACCGCATGACACTCGGAAATGCGGGCGGCCTTACCCTTACAGCCGGAAATGTAACGACACCGCCGCTGGGACGCCCCGGTGCGGTTCGAAAAAATCTTGTCGTTTCGCCGGAAAGCGTGCGAGACGGCTCGATCGTGTCGGCCTCCACGCCAGCTCCCGCCAAACGACCGACAGTCACGACCGATCAGACAGCTCCCCGGAAGCCGTCTGACGACGAAAGCGATCGTTTGAACGCTCGACAACTGGATCAATCGTCGCAACCGCGCTAG
- the ispG gene encoding flavodoxin-dependent (E)-4-hydroxy-3-methylbut-2-enyl-diphosphate synthase: MSSYRPYQHIERRKSRQIHVGKVAVGGDAPISVQTMTNTLTSDAQATIEQIRRAELAGVDIVRVSCPDEASTAALAEIVHEVNVPIVADIHFHYKRAIEAAKAGAACLRINPGNIGSAERVREVVNAARDYNCSIRIGVNAGSLEKHLLEKYGEPNPEALVESALEHAKILQDHDFHEFKISVKASDVFMAVAAYQQLADCCDHPLHIGITEAGSKRAGTVKSSIGLGNLLWAGVGDTMRVSLSAAPEEEVLVGWDILKSLGLRHRGVKIISCPSCARQGFNVVETVQTLEDRLQHIKTPLTLSIIGCVVNGPGEALMTDLGVTGGGSGRHMVYSAGKQDHTTEGRDMIEHIVELVENRVAAIEAGKVDNTTAKQMDPVG; this comes from the coding sequence ATGAGCAGCTATCGCCCTTATCAGCATATCGAGCGCCGGAAATCGCGCCAGATCCATGTCGGCAAGGTTGCGGTCGGCGGCGATGCCCCAATTTCCGTGCAGACGATGACCAACACGCTGACATCGGATGCCCAGGCGACCATCGAGCAAATCCGTCGTGCCGAGCTGGCAGGCGTGGATATCGTGCGTGTATCCTGCCCGGACGAAGCCAGCACGGCGGCACTGGCGGAGATCGTGCATGAAGTGAATGTGCCGATCGTGGCCGACATTCATTTCCATTATAAGCGGGCGATCGAAGCGGCGAAGGCCGGCGCGGCCTGCCTGCGGATCAATCCCGGCAACATCGGCAGCGCGGAGCGTGTTCGCGAAGTGGTCAACGCCGCGCGCGACTACAACTGCTCGATCCGTATCGGCGTGAACGCCGGCTCGCTGGAAAAGCACCTGCTGGAAAAATATGGTGAGCCGAACCCCGAAGCGCTGGTGGAAAGCGCATTGGAGCACGCCAAGATCCTTCAGGATCACGACTTCCACGAGTTCAAGATCAGCGTGAAGGCATCGGATGTCTTCATGGCCGTTGCCGCCTATCAGCAACTGGCCGATTGCTGCGACCATCCGCTGCATATCGGCATCACGGAAGCCGGATCGAAGCGCGCCGGCACCGTCAAATCGTCGATCGGCCTGGGCAACCTGCTTTGGGCTGGCGTCGGCGATACGATGCGTGTTTCGCTCTCGGCAGCGCCGGAAGAGGAGGTTCTGGTCGGCTGGGACATCCTCAAATCGCTCGGGTTGCGTCACCGTGGCGTCAAGATCATTTCCTGCCCGTCCTGCGCACGTCAGGGCTTCAACGTGGTCGAGACCGTGCAGACGCTGGAAGACCGTCTGCAGCACATCAAGACACCGCTGACTCTGTCGATCATCGGATGCGTGGTCAACGGGCCGGGTGAAGCATTGATGACGGATCTGGGCGTTACCGGCGGCGGTTCCGGGCGGCACATGGTCTATTCGGCGGGCAAGCAGGACCATACGACGGAAGGGCGCGATATGATCGAGCATATCGTTGAACTGGTCGAGAACCGCGTGGCCGCAATCGAGGCCGGGAAGGTGGACAACACCACGGCGAAACAGATGGATCCGGTCGGCTAA
- the hisS gene encoding histidine--tRNA ligase, which produces MSQLQPARGTHDLIGETARRHAHVIDTARRITATYGYEEWSTPIFEDTRVFSRTLGDTSDVVTKEMYTFPDRAGESLTLRPEGTAAICRALVTNGLTQNLPQKVFYNGPMFRYERPQKGRYRQFHQIGAELIGVSDPLLDAETIAMGHAILRALGLEPAIQLEINTLGDNESRSAWRTALIDYFRRHVDDLSNESRERLEVNPLRILDSKSAQDRALLDDAPAFASYLNDESRRFWDGLRRGLDSFGIPFVENPRIVRGLDYYSHTAFEFTTDKLGAQGTVLAGGRYDGLVAEMGGPPTPAIGWAGGIERLALLLEAPPERPAGIAVISMGGDTMNAAVQAVQSLREAGFRAELETRGSVKKRMERVVKSGASHAILLGDEELARGSVQVRDLALRAQREVAIADLVRIVSEKA; this is translated from the coding sequence ATGAGTCAGCTTCAACCGGCTCGCGGCACGCACGATCTTATCGGAGAAACGGCGCGCCGCCATGCCCACGTGATCGACACGGCAAGGCGCATCACGGCGACCTACGGCTATGAAGAATGGTCCACGCCTATCTTCGAAGACACGCGGGTCTTCTCGCGGACATTGGGTGACACATCCGATGTCGTGACGAAGGAAATGTATACTTTCCCGGATCGGGCCGGCGAAAGCCTGACATTGCGTCCGGAGGGCACGGCGGCCATCTGCCGAGCCCTGGTGACCAACGGGCTAACGCAGAACCTGCCGCAGAAGGTGTTCTACAACGGCCCGATGTTCCGTTATGAGCGGCCGCAGAAAGGCCGTTACCGGCAGTTCCACCAGATTGGCGCGGAACTGATCGGCGTTTCGGACCCGCTGCTCGACGCCGAGACGATCGCGATGGGGCATGCGATCCTCCGCGCTCTGGGACTGGAACCAGCCATTCAGCTTGAGATCAATACGCTCGGCGATAACGAAAGCCGGTCTGCCTGGCGCACGGCATTGATCGACTACTTCCGTCGTCACGTCGACGATCTGTCGAATGAAAGTCGTGAGCGGCTCGAAGTAAATCCGCTGCGCATCCTCGACAGTAAATCGGCACAGGATCGGGCGCTGCTGGATGACGCCCCGGCGTTCGCGTCCTATCTCAACGATGAATCCAGGCGCTTCTGGGATGGTCTTCGCCGGGGGCTGGACAGTTTCGGCATACCGTTCGTGGAAAATCCACGCATTGTCCGCGGCCTGGACTACTACAGCCACACCGCTTTCGAATTTACCACCGACAAGCTCGGCGCACAGGGTACCGTCCTGGCGGGCGGGCGTTATGATGGGCTGGTTGCCGAGATGGGCGGACCGCCGACGCCGGCCATCGGCTGGGCGGGGGGTATCGAACGTCTGGCCCTGCTTCTCGAAGCACCGCCGGAGCGCCCGGCTGGCATCGCCGTCATCTCAATGGGTGGGGACACCATGAACGCGGCGGTGCAGGCCGTGCAAAGCCTCCGCGAAGCCGGCTTTCGTGCGGAACTCGAAACGCGCGGTTCCGTGAAAAAGAGAATGGAACGTGTCGTGAAGTCCGGCGCGTCTCACGCCATATTGCTGGGCGACGAGGAGCTTGCGCGCGGCAGCGTGCAGGTGCGCGATCTGGCATTACGGGCGCAGCGAGAAGTCGCCATCGCCGATCTGGTCCGCATTGTGTCCGAGAAGGCCTGA
- the prfA gene encoding peptide chain release factor 1 has translation MALDERFERIVARYEELQALMSSGAGGDEFIQASREFAELEPIVAAIEACRAAERDEANARALLADPEMRDLAQMELDEIALRLPDLQQRVRLALLPRDAADERSAILEIRPAAGGDEAALFAAELFAAYKRFSDLNGWRFEVMEYAQSDLAGLREGMATISGRSVFARLKYESGVHRVQRVPATESQGRIHTSTVTVAVLPEAEEVDVAIDEGDLRIDVYRASGAGGQHVNKTESAVRITHLPTGLVVAMQEEKSQHKNRAKAMKILRARLYERERAQAHATRAADRKSQVGTGDRSERIRTYNFPQGRVTDHRINLTLHKIDRVMAGEFDEIVDALAQEEQTALLAAEGL, from the coding sequence GTGGCATTGGACGAACGGTTCGAACGGATCGTCGCGCGATACGAAGAACTTCAGGCGCTGATGTCGAGCGGGGCAGGCGGCGATGAGTTCATTCAGGCATCGCGTGAATTCGCGGAGCTGGAGCCGATTGTCGCGGCAATCGAGGCCTGCCGGGCTGCTGAGCGTGATGAAGCCAATGCACGCGCACTGCTCGCTGATCCCGAAATGCGCGATCTGGCGCAAATGGAACTCGATGAGATCGCGCTCCGCTTGCCCGATCTGCAACAACGTGTCCGACTGGCGCTCCTCCCGCGTGACGCGGCAGACGAACGAAGCGCCATTCTGGAGATTCGTCCCGCGGCTGGTGGCGACGAGGCCGCCTTGTTCGCCGCCGAACTTTTCGCAGCCTACAAGCGCTTTTCCGATCTGAACGGATGGCGCTTCGAGGTCATGGAATATGCGCAGAGCGACCTCGCGGGCCTGCGTGAGGGCATGGCAACCATTTCCGGCCGTTCGGTCTTTGCCCGCCTGAAATATGAGTCCGGCGTGCATCGTGTGCAGCGCGTGCCCGCGACGGAAAGCCAGGGTCGCATTCATACCTCCACCGTCACGGTCGCGGTCCTGCCGGAAGCCGAGGAAGTCGACGTTGCCATCGATGAGGGCGATTTGCGGATCGACGTCTATCGGGCTTCCGGCGCGGGCGGCCAGCACGTCAACAAGACCGAGAGCGCCGTGCGCATCACCCATCTGCCGACAGGTCTCGTGGTGGCGATGCAGGAGGAGAAGAGCCAGCACAAGAACCGTGCCAAGGCGATGAAGATCCTGCGTGCAAGACTTTACGAGCGCGAACGTGCCCAGGCGCACGCGACACGCGCAGCGGACCGCAAATCACAGGTCGGCACGGGCGATCGATCCGAACGCATCCGTACCTACAATTTCCCGCAGGGACGGGTGACGGATCATCGTATCAACCTGACGCTTCACAAGATTGATCGGGTCATGGCCGGTGAATTCGACGAGATCGTCGATGCTTTGGCGCAGGAAGAGCAGACTGCATTGCTGGCTGCCGAAGGGCTGTAA
- the prmC gene encoding peptide chain release factor N(5)-glutamine methyltransferase, with protein MSQESHSLQNLLSQASHALTCAGIDDARREARLLASWSLGMDLSGLLTRTAMNDDELRRFEKAVTRRVEREPLAMIVEQTGFWTLDLLVSPATLVPRGDTETLIESLLRLRPERQAPRRILDFGTGTGCLLLAALSEYPQAFGIGIDRSNEAAALARRNAERNGLSARAAFVTGDWAQALAGTFDIILSNPPYIETDDIAGLMPEVSQYEPKRALDGGADGLTAYRALMAAFPKLLATDGIAIVELGQGQAASVSKLAVEAGLQIRDIRRDLGGIERALAVTHD; from the coding sequence ATGAGCCAAGAATCGCATTCGTTGCAAAACCTGCTTTCTCAGGCGTCGCATGCACTGACCTGTGCCGGCATCGACGACGCCCGTCGTGAAGCCCGCCTGTTGGCGTCGTGGTCGCTAGGGATGGACCTGTCAGGCCTGCTGACACGTACTGCCATGAACGACGACGAGCTTCGTCGCTTCGAAAAGGCGGTAACGCGACGTGTGGAGCGGGAACCGCTTGCGATGATTGTCGAGCAAACCGGATTCTGGACCCTCGATCTTCTTGTGTCACCCGCGACACTCGTGCCGCGCGGAGATACGGAAACCCTTATCGAATCTCTTTTGCGTCTTCGACCGGAGCGACAGGCACCACGACGTATTCTCGACTTCGGAACCGGAACAGGCTGTCTGTTGCTGGCGGCGCTTTCGGAATATCCGCAAGCTTTCGGCATCGGTATCGACCGGTCAAACGAAGCCGCAGCGCTTGCCAGACGCAATGCCGAACGGAACGGACTCTCTGCGCGCGCGGCGTTCGTCACGGGCGACTGGGCGCAGGCGCTGGCCGGGACGTTCGACATCATTCTCAGCAATCCGCCTTATATCGAAACGGACGATATTGCGGGCCTCATGCCCGAGGTCTCGCAATACGAGCCTAAACGAGCCTTGGATGGCGGCGCTGATGGATTGACAGCCTATCGCGCGCTCATGGCGGCTTTTCCGAAGCTGCTGGCGACCGATGGCATCGCGATCGTCGAACTCGGGCAAGGGCAGGCGGCGTCTGTATCGAAACTGGCAGTCGAGGCCGGGCTACAGATCCGAGACATCCGCCGCGATCTTGGCGGCATCGAGCGAGCACTTGCTGTCACACATGATTGA
- a CDS encoding DUF4167 domain-containing protein, with the protein MKRMRSRHHRSGGGGGGGAPRHNNGQTPLNRNHVFDSNGPDLRIRGTAQQLFEKYLQLGRDATGTGDRILAEAYFQHAEHYFRILNAMAQAAQQSQIERQERQQQRQRHYAEQQEERRPQDEESEGAEGGDEQQPAISEVSAD; encoded by the coding sequence ATGAAACGTATGAGAAGCCGTCATCACCGTTCGGGCGGAGGCGGGGGCGGAGGAGCGCCGCGCCACAACAATGGCCAGACGCCGCTGAACCGTAACCATGTGTTCGACAGCAACGGCCCGGACCTGCGCATTCGCGGCACCGCGCAGCAGCTTTTCGAGAAATACCTTCAACTCGGACGCGATGCCACCGGCACGGGTGACCGTATTCTGGCGGAAGCCTATTTCCAGCACGCCGAACATTACTTCCGTATCCTGAACGCCATGGCCCAAGCTGCCCAGCAGAGCCAGATCGAGCGACAGGAGCGCCAGCAACAGCGTCAGCGTCATTACGCCGAGCAGCAGGAAGAACGACGCCCGCAGGATGAAGAGAGCGAAGGCGCCGAAGGTGGCGACGAGCAGCAGCCCGCCATATCGGAGGTTTCAGCCGACTGA
- a CDS encoding glycosyltransferase family 2 protein, translating to MHLMKAPLAIVTMVYNEPEFLPLWRRHYASQVGEKACYVIDHGTDDGSTDDLGGVNRLCIPRSPQDDETRSRAIACYCAALLHWYDAMIYVDVDELLVADPALYPSLIDFSRGWSAPVVTATGLDVIHVPEHEPDIDWSVPVSRQRTHLRFTSSMCKPVLIRRPVDWAPGFHNTTKVPQLDAPLFLFHLRYADLMQGVKRLERTRRQPWISEDAGRHQRMTNEDWSGMLRSMAALPDIRDISLSADDPTLALWRARVLSSSRSRMNDRYKIDLHISGDALWKLPPRFAGTF from the coding sequence ATGCATCTCATGAAAGCACCGCTTGCAATCGTGACCATGGTCTACAACGAGCCGGAATTTCTCCCGCTCTGGCGTCGCCACTATGCGTCGCAGGTTGGTGAGAAAGCTTGCTATGTCATCGATCACGGCACCGATGATGGTTCGACCGACGATCTGGGCGGCGTCAACCGCCTGTGCATTCCACGATCCCCACAGGATGATGAAACGCGCTCCCGGGCGATAGCCTGCTATTGCGCGGCGCTGCTGCATTGGTACGACGCGATGATCTATGTCGACGTGGATGAACTGCTGGTGGCCGATCCGGCGCTTTATCCGTCGCTGATCGACTTCTCACGCGGATGGTCGGCACCCGTCGTGACGGCAACGGGGCTGGATGTCATCCATGTTCCCGAGCATGAACCGGATATCGACTGGTCTGTTCCCGTCAGTCGTCAGCGCACGCATCTGCGTTTCACCAGTTCCATGTGCAAGCCCGTGCTGATCCGTCGGCCGGTTGATTGGGCGCCTGGCTTTCACAATACGACGAAAGTTCCCCAGCTTGATGCGCCGCTGTTCCTGTTCCATCTGCGGTATGCGGATTTGATGCAGGGCGTGAAAAGGCTGGAGCGCACGCGCCGCCAGCCCTGGATCAGCGAGGATGCCGGCAGGCACCAGCGCATGACGAATGAGGATTGGTCCGGCATGCTGAGAAGCATGGCTGCCCTTCCGGACATTCGTGATATCAGCCTGTCCGCCGATGACCCCACGCTGGCGCTCTGGCGCGCACGCGTTTTGTCCAGCAGTCGGTCACGGATGAATGACCGATACAAGATTGACCTGCACATCAGCGGCGATGCGCTGTGGAAGCTACCACCACGCTTCGCCGGGACGTTCTGA
- a CDS encoding mechanosensitive ion channel family protein, whose protein sequence is MKQQFLSSLFIFRAYFNWLPAIVVSVLMLALLAGVTFYFSKLLSTMILRIPSKGSGVVIRNIIVAMRKPVRMMMVIIVVFSALPAASGFSYETIDVLRKILVFTFILMVGYAAIIAFRIMTEAYLNRISTREQSDDIMIRTHQTQIRVLRRLIEILVGIVTVASALMTFEPVRQYGVSLFASAGAASLIVGLSARGLLTNLIAGVQIAITQPIRMEDLIIINGDWAWVEEITSTYVVLRVWDWRRHIVPISYFLENRFENWTHNSAAIIGVVFLYLDYQAPMDRIRGFLQEIIKTCPLWDGKVFDCQVADCNAQVMTIRIIASARNALQSWDLRCDIREKIIERMKAECPEALPRSRFAMVPPEPGSDAWPTADMISPPIHRPPPGAYLGPGDTMPPSAVDPKGSA, encoded by the coding sequence GTGAAACAACAGTTCCTCAGTTCGCTTTTCATTTTCCGCGCCTATTTCAACTGGCTGCCGGCGATAGTGGTTTCCGTGCTGATGCTGGCGTTGCTCGCCGGCGTCACGTTCTACTTCAGCAAGTTGCTCTCCACGATGATCCTGCGCATCCCCAGCAAGGGGAGTGGCGTCGTCATCCGCAACATCATCGTGGCCATGCGAAAGCCTGTCCGCATGATGATGGTCATCATCGTGGTCTTCTCGGCGCTGCCCGCCGCCTCCGGCTTTTCTTACGAGACGATCGACGTCCTGCGGAAGATACTGGTCTTCACGTTCATCCTCATGGTCGGATACGCTGCGATCATCGCGTTCCGTATCATGACGGAAGCCTATCTGAATCGGATCTCCACGCGGGAGCAGTCCGACGACATCATGATCCGCACGCATCAGACGCAGATCCGCGTGCTTCGACGCCTCATCGAAATCCTTGTCGGCATCGTCACGGTCGCAAGTGCGCTGATGACCTTTGAGCCTGTGCGGCAATACGGCGTTTCACTGTTCGCTTCCGCCGGGGCGGCATCACTCATCGTGGGCCTGTCGGCACGCGGACTGCTGACGAACCTGATCGCGGGCGTGCAGATCGCCATCACGCAGCCGATCCGCATGGAAGATCTCATCATCATCAACGGTGACTGGGCCTGGGTGGAGGAAATTACCTCGACATACGTCGTCCTGCGGGTATGGGACTGGCGACGGCACATCGTGCCGATTTCCTACTTCCTCGAAAACAGGTTCGAGAATTGGACGCACAATTCCGCGGCCATCATCGGCGTGGTGTTCCTGTATCTGGACTATCAGGCACCGATGGACCGCATCCGCGGTTTTCTGCAGGAGATCATCAAGACCTGTCCCCTCTGGGACGGCAAGGTGTTCGACTGTCAGGTCGCGGACTGCAATGCGCAGGTCATGACGATCCGCATTATCGCCAGCGCGCGCAACGCGCTTCAAAGCTGGGATTTACGATGCGATATCCGGGAAAAGATCATCGAGCGCATGAAGGCCGAATGCCCGGAGGCATTGCCGCGCAGCCGCTTCGCCATGGTTCCGCCGGAGCCGGGCAGTGATGCCTGGCCCACTGCCGATATGATTTCCCCACCGATCCATCGTCCGCCGCCGGGTGCCTATCTTGGGCCTGGCGATACCATGCCGCCCTCGGCCGTCGATCCGAAGGGCAGCGCGTAA
- a CDS encoding APC family permease — MTNSRRAHSSKDGSFTEIRSSARRKPLDQIVAEFETHGLKRSLTATQLVLLGVGSTIGAGIYVMTGTAAAEYAGPSIIISFVIAALACLFTAFSYGELASCMPVSGSAYSYAYVSMGEGAAWTVGWLLLLEYGISCAAVASGLSGYATSLLDSFGWHIPDFLHQATIQTVPGSGGTAVTIGARFDLVAVIAIAVVSTWLAKGVQESARINVIIVCIKVGVLFVFAGCGLLALHPTYWHPFIPPSQGGFRFGVPGIFRAASVIFFAYVGFEAVSTAASEARNPTRDVPIGIIGSLLICTLVYICVASILIGVVPYQQLNVADPLAIAVQAMHQPWLALLVNIGATIGLCSVLMGLLYGQIRVFFTMSRDGLVSPLFSHVNPKTQTPVKGTVIVGVVVALATATLPIDIISDLVSIGTATAFGIVCFTVIWQRNAHPDMPRPFSVPLGGIVVRGIWIGVSPALGILFAVVMTLPLFVDMFHALAGGNPVSALLLATYALFGAAIYYGYSRRNSHMGNTDLLRS; from the coding sequence ATGACAAATTCGCGACGTGCGCATTCCTCCAAGGACGGCAGCTTTACCGAAATCCGATCATCTGCCCGTCGCAAGCCGTTGGATCAGATCGTCGCGGAGTTCGAGACGCATGGCCTCAAGCGTTCGCTGACCGCGACGCAACTGGTCCTGCTCGGGGTCGGATCGACGATCGGTGCCGGTATTTACGTCATGACCGGCACGGCCGCTGCGGAATATGCCGGGCCGTCGATCATCATCTCGTTTGTCATCGCCGCCCTCGCCTGCCTTTTCACGGCATTTTCCTACGGCGAGCTTGCATCCTGCATGCCTGTTTCCGGTTCGGCCTATTCCTACGCCTATGTATCCATGGGCGAAGGCGCGGCCTGGACTGTCGGCTGGCTGCTTCTTCTGGAATATGGCATTTCCTGTGCCGCCGTGGCTTCAGGACTTTCCGGCTATGCCACCAGCCTGCTGGATAGCTTCGGATGGCATATCCCCGATTTCCTGCATCAGGCGACCATACAAACCGTTCCGGGTAGTGGCGGAACGGCCGTCACGATCGGCGCAAGGTTTGATCTCGTTGCCGTTATCGCCATTGCCGTCGTCAGCACCTGGCTGGCGAAAGGCGTGCAGGAATCGGCGCGGATCAATGTCATCATTGTCTGTATCAAGGTGGGCGTGCTGTTCGTCTTCGCGGGGTGCGGTCTGCTCGCTCTCCACCCGACGTATTGGCATCCGTTCATCCCTCCATCGCAGGGGGGCTTCCGCTTCGGCGTTCCGGGCATATTTCGAGCGGCTTCGGTGATCTTCTTCGCCTATGTCGGCTTCGAAGCCGTTTCCACCGCGGCATCCGAGGCGCGCAATCCCACGCGTGACGTGCCGATCGGCATTATCGGCAGCCTGCTGATCTGCACGTTGGTCTATATCTGCGTGGCGTCCATATTGATCGGCGTCGTCCCCTACCAGCAGCTCAACGTGGCCGACCCGCTGGCGATCGCCGTACAGGCAATGCACCAGCCCTGGCTGGCGCTTCTGGTCAATATCGGCGCCACAATCGGTCTGTGCTCCGTACTGATGGGACTGCTCTATGGGCAGATCCGTGTTTTCTTCACCATGAGCCGGGACGGTCTGGTTTCGCCGCTTTTCTCCCATGTGAACCCGAAAACCCAGACGCCGGTCAAAGGCACGGTTATTGTTGGTGTCGTCGTCGCCCTTGCGACGGCGACACTGCCAATCGACATCATCAGCGACCTTGTGAGCATCGGCACCGCCACGGCATTCGGGATCGTCTGTTTTACGGTTATCTGGCAACGCAATGCGCATCCGGACATGCCGCGCCCGTTTTCCGTGCCACTCGGCGGTATTGTCGTTCGCGGCATCTGGATCGGCGTCTCGCCGGCACTGGGCATTCTTTTCGCCGTGGTGATGACGCTGCCGTTGTTCGTGGACATGTTCCACGCTCTTGCGGGTGGCAATCCGGTGTCTGCACTGCTGCTCGCGACGTATGCTCTATTTGGCGCCGCGATCTATTACGGGTACAGCCGTCGCAATTCCCATATGGGCAATACTGACCTTTTGCGGTCCTGA